A window of the Nibribacter ruber genome harbors these coding sequences:
- a CDS encoding MarR family winged helix-turn-helix transcriptional regulator, whose protein sequence is MKASETVDYNIKVCWHAIARMYNTEAAKNDITTSIGFVLLNIDPEKGTPATKIAPLLGLEARSLTRILKSMEEKRLIYKQGDTVDKRSVRILLTELGLEKREVSRITVRQFNKKVRELIPESQLQVFFQVVGQINELIESKKVF, encoded by the coding sequence ATGAAAGCATCTGAAACGGTTGACTATAATATCAAGGTATGCTGGCACGCCATTGCCCGTATGTATAATACAGAGGCGGCCAAGAACGACATCACCACCTCCATTGGGTTCGTGCTCTTGAACATAGACCCAGAGAAAGGAACGCCCGCCACCAAGATTGCTCCCTTACTGGGTTTGGAAGCCCGCAGTCTGACCCGTATTCTCAAAAGCATGGAAGAGAAACGCCTCATCTACAAGCAAGGAGACACTGTAGACAAGCGGTCGGTGCGTATTCTGTTGACGGAGTTGGGCTTGGAGAAGCGCGAAGTAAGCCGCATAACCGTGCGTCAGTTCAATAAAAAGGTGCGTGAGTTGATCCCGGAAAGCCAGTTGCAGGTCTTCTTTCAGGTGGTGGGCCAGATTAATGAGCTCATTGAGAGCAAGAAAGTCTTTTAG